Below is a window of Desulfobotulus mexicanus DNA.
AATCGGCAATGAGACCTTTATAGACAGGATAGTCGGAGGTGTAAGAAAGGGGTTGCCAGTCCACCTCGCTGAAACGCAGGGGGGGAATTTCCTGTAGCCAGATTTTTTCTTCAGGGGATAGATCCAGAGCAATGCTGTTTTCTGAAAAAAAGGAGAGGGCGGTAAGGCATAGGACAAAAATCAGTACAATCATAAACCTTTTCATACACCCTCATTTGATACCAAAATTTATGTTTTTTATCCCGTGTAGAAAATAAGTAAAGTTAGCCCAACTCTCTATATTGAATGAAAGTTAAAAAATAATGCATCATATAACTTTAACCATAGTAGCCAGTTTTTTAGCTAAAGAATTAAGCTTTTCTGCATTTGAGGATAACTCAGAACTGCTTTTTGATATTTTATTTGCTGACTCATTTACTACTGAAATATCTTTTGCAATTTCTGAAGAAACTGAAGAACTCTGAATTATATTATCATTTATGTCTGCTACCCGAGAAGAGGCTTCCATTATATTTTTTGACATTTCATGACTTGTAACTGACTGCTCTTCAACGGCAGATGCAATAGAAGTAACAACATCATTAATTTGAATTATAACAGCTGATATTTTTTCTATTTCTGAGACTGTCCCATCGGTTGATGTCTGAATTCCTTCGACGGTTTGTTTTATTTCCTTGGTTGCATTAGAGGTTTGTTTGGCAAGTTCTTTTATCTCTGCTGCAACAACAGAAAATCCTTTCCCCGCCTCTCCTGCTCTAGCCGATTCAATTGTAGCATTTAAAGCTAACAGGTTTGTTTGCTCAGATATTTCTGATATGACCTCTGTAACCATAGCAATTTTCTTAGCTGACTCTCCAAGGGATTTTACTTGAATGGATGCATTTTGACCTTGTTCTACAGCACGACTTGTAATTGTGCGGGCATTTTCAGAATTTTTTGCTATTTCATTAATAGTTACATTCATTTCCTCCACCGCCGAAGCTATATGGTTCATATTCATCGTTGTTTCTTCCATAGCGCTGGACATAGATTGCATACTGGAGCTCATTTCTTCAGAAGCAACAGCTACGGAATCGGATCTTTGTGAAGTTGCAACAGAATTTTGTTCGAGTTGTTTTGCTACATCAAGAAGAGATTCTGAAGATGGAGTTAATATCTTAGCTGTTTCTGACAATTGTTTTAATGAGTCTACGTTAGTTACCAGCTCTACGTGTCCAATTTTCTTTCCGCTATCATCTTTTATATAGTGTGTATCAACTTGCATGTAGGTACTGGGGGCATCAGCATATTCTTGAATGTAATTAGTTGTTTGTTTTCCTTTTCGAAGGCAGTGCACCCCACAGTTTTCTGTTTCACAAATATCTGCTTTCCAATTTGAGCAATGTTTACCAATAACACTTTTTTTATCTAAATTTTGACGGACCAGTAAAGTTTCGGTTGTCTTGTTAATAAATACCCATTTCATTTTCATATCAGTTGTTGTTACTGGAAATGGTAACGCATCCAGGGAGCCTTCTAAGTAAAAAATCAAGCGTTGCTTACTATGGTTATACTTCAAAAGTATAATATTCATTCCAAACAATACAAGTATAACATAAGTTAAACTTTTAATCTTTTCAGGGCCTTGTATGTCTCCTGTGACTGTTTTATAAGCAAAGAAACCTATAACAATTAAAATACAGGTCCATAGGACAAATTTAATTTTATACTGAATATTTATCATGGTCATAATCTCCTTGTCATAATCTCATATTTCCTTGAATTCAATCTGTATTCTAGCACTTTGTCCGTTATGATGCAGGCTTTATCATTCCCCTTTCCTGAAGATAATCAGCAACAATTAATACTTTACTCCATGCGAGTGTACCTCCCATGCTGACACTGATTGCACAAACTTCAAAAATTTCTGCTATGGTTGCACCGGAATCCAATGCCTTGGATGTTTGTGAAATCATACAGTCCTTACAACCATCCTGAATGCCAATAGCCAAAGAAATTAGTCTCTTGTTCTTTATGCCCAATGCACCTTCACCATATACGGCATTTTTTACAGAGCCATAGTAGGCTTCGGTAAGGTCGGGCATTTGTGTCTTTGTTAATTCAAATAATTCCAGCATTTTTTCTTCATATTTAAGAATCTGTTCACTCATAATCAGTTTTTCTCCGGTAATATGCTTAGGGTGTATTTAGAGCATCAATTTTAATGAACTCGAACGAATATTTTGAAATAGAAAAAAGACAGGTCTTTGATACGTATTCGGAATTTTCATTTTGTGCCATACCTGTCGGGTTCATTGAAAAAGCTTATGTCTGCGTAACCGGCGTATATTTTGCCGGAATGCCTGACGCCTTCCGGAATATGATAGCGGTCTTCTTTCGTGAAAGTCTGCTGGATGCCATCCATCACAAGTTCTATTTTTCCTTCCAGAACAATGCCCACCTGAGCTCCGTGGCTATGCTCGGGCAGATCCGTATCCTTATCAAACTGCATGAAAAGAATCTGATGGGTGTCGGACTGAGACAGATATGCGGTGATGCCGTTCAGCGGGATATCCGCTTTGGGAAGCTTTCTGATGGGTTCGGGGAAAATTTCCGCTGTCATATTTTTTCCTGTTGCTGAATATAAAGCCATGGGGGCTGTGTACGATGGCTTGAAGTTTCAATTGAAATGATTGACTGTTTTTAAGGAATTTCAGAAAATATATCCTTTTTTTCCAAAGATTCCAATATAAAATTTTTTCCCGCTTTTCAGTTCCCTGATTTTTCCCGTCATTTCCTTTAATCCGTTTTCTTCCGCCATTATTCTGAATTTTTCTTCGGAAATCAGATGCATGTGGGGAGCGAGTTGTTTCAGGCTGTCATAGGGCGTTTCTGAGACTTTTTTGATGTATTCGTCATGCAGTTGAAGTACGGCAACCATCTGACCTTCGTCTTCAAGCCATTTGCTGATTTTTTTCAGCAGGGGGTCAGGGGACAGGTATTCAAAGATCAGCCCTGCAAAAATGAGTGAATATTTCTGCCCATGATTTTCAAAGGTATTGAGGTCCGCTTCTATGGTCCGCAGACATGGAAGCGTATCGGTGTAGCGTTGCTGGAGAATTTTTAAATATTCCGGGTTGATGTCAATGGCATCCAGGACCTCTGTACTTTCCCTTCGGATATGGCGGAAGCCGTTTCCCGTGGAGCAGCCAAGACATGCCACAGAACGGCTGTTGCAGGCACCAAGGGATTGCTTGAAAACTTCTTCCAGAAAGGATAGCTGATTGACTTCCGGAAGAGCCATGTGGCCCTCATAATCCGACGCCGGAATATGCAGCCATGGATTCTCCATGCTGCTTTGTGATGGTATGGGTGGGGGAAATCTGTACTCCATAAATACAACATCGGGATAAGGATTAAAACAGTAGGGTTCAATTTCTTTAAACCCGCAGTCTTTGTAAAGCCGCAGCGCAGACCCAAGTCTGGCAACACTGTCCAGACGTACGGCCTGATAAGCAAGGCTTGCTGCTCTGGTAAGGAAGGCCTCCGTCAGGGCTTTACCAATTCCTTTGCCCTGATAGGGTTTAAGGACATACATGCGCTTCATTTCTCCCATACCCGGAGCGATTGGCCTTAGTGCAACGCATCCCACATAAGTTTCTTCCATCTTCGCCAGCAGCAGAAAGCCATTGGGCGGTCCATACATGGATGGAAGATTCTCCAGTTCATCGGTAAAACCTTGAAACTCCAGGTCAAAGCCGAGAAATACCGCATATTCTTTAAAAAGTCCTGCGCCAGCATCATACTGTTCCGGTCGTTCTGCTTCTTCAATTACAAGGGGCATGATTCCATTCCATTGCCGAATCATCTAATAAAATCCTGAAATCTGAGTTTCAAAAGTTTCCATCTGTGATAAATAACCTTTTTAAAGGAAGCTAAGATCCTCCATTGCCTCCATGGCATTACGGATGATCAGTTTTTGTTCGATACCGCATACAAGCTGACACAAAACCTCTGCGCCCACATTGAAGGAAGCCGCCTTGATCCTTTGTGCCTCTTTTCTGGCAGTGGGCAGATTTTTTTGCACCATGATTTTCAGTATGCTATGTACTCAGGAACTTGAATACCTTGTAGTTGAAATTTGTTTTTGTCGGCTTATCATAAGGTTCTGGTAAGCATCCAAACGTAGAAAGTCTTGTCCAATTGAAAAAATATCCTGCATTTTTAAAATTATTTTTTCAGCATTAAAATTTTCCATAGTGTCTGTCTCTGCATGGATATCAAGCATCATGTGGTGAGCATCAGGTGAAAAATCAAAATCTGCGGTTTTCAATGTTCGTTGTTTGTCGTTCTGGCTTGTCTTGAAGGTCATGCATCCAGACTGGGGGTGAAAAACTACGCTAAGTAGGGTGTCGTCAATGACAGAGTCTAAAAGAGACATTGCTGAATCGGGAATGTTGATAGGGATAGCGGTAGTTTTATTATATATGGCACATGCCAGACGAGCAAAGCGGTCGAGGGATTCCGTTGATGTCCGAGACGGCGTGGATTCTCCCCCAAAACCTGCAAAAGAAGACATATATCGGAGAGATTCATCATACCAGCTATTGGTTACAACTGATGTCTGAAAAAAAGAACCCGTATAAAAAAGTGGTTTCCCATTGCGGAACTCAAGTAATGCGTAATTTCCTGAGCTATCGGCCAACAAAAAATGCATTTCCACACGATCCGATGGAATTGTCAATTGTTCGGCCTGAATACGGACATCCTCCACGCTGGTACAGGTGTCTAGCATGAATTGTATCCATTCAAATTCCAACAGAGCTTTGCATCCGCGGTGGTCGGGATATTCGGTACCGGGCATCCAGAGATGTTCGATGACGAGTCCACATTCATTGATGCCTCCCATTGGAAAATCAGCACCAAGAAGGTTTATAGTCAGGCTACCCCAACGACTTATCCAGTGTGCCGGGAATAGATGGTTCTGAATAATGCTCTGTTTCGATATTCCACGCAAGTTGGTAAGGATGTGGCCGTTCGTAAAAGGGACATCAAGGTTACGGGCAATCCATGTATCAGAGCCATTCCGAAGGCAAAAAGCTGAACAACCAAGTTTCAATGAAACTCCATTCATATACCCCTCCCAAAATAAGAAAAATTAGTTTCGGATTTATATTTCATTATGAATTTTTCAAACATTGTGCGTACCATCTTCAAATATTCTTTATCTTTGTTGTGTAAAGCTGGAACAGGCTTTAAAAGCTTAATAAAATCCTGAAATCTGAGTCTCAAAAATTTTCATCAGTGATGAATAACCATTTTCAAGGAAGCTGAGATCTTCCATGGCCTCATTGGCATCATTGGTGAGCAGTTTTTTTTCTATACCGCAGACGGTCTGCCAAAGGGCCTCTGCACCCACATTGAAGGAAGCGGCTTTGATCCTTTGTGCCTCTTTTTGGGCAGATGCCAGATCCCTTTTTTCCATTGCCGTTTTCAGCGTATGGATGCGTTCTGGAATCTGTTTCAGAAAACTCTGCAGAATACGCTGCGCCATTTCCGTATCTCCCATGCTTCCAAGAATGTTGGGGTTCCAGATCAGTGGCTTAATTTCATAAGATGGCAGGCTTCTGGTATGGAGGCCGAATCTGTTATGCAAAGGCATTTCAAGGGGAGTAATAACTGTCAGAATATGGGGGAGAGCCTGAATGGTAAACTGCTCTGCTGAAAGTGCAGCCTTAATGAGTTTGCCATTTTTATGATTAAGCAGCACTTCTATATCATATATACAGCTTTGTTTTACAACTGTCTCATAGATTGTATGGTGCAGATCCCTGTTCTGAAATAGCCCAAGGACACTGGCGCTTCTTCCCAGAACTTCATCTCTTTCATAACCGAGAACCTTCAGGAAGGCTTCATTTACATCCGTATATTTTCTTTCCCAAAGTCCGGATAAGGTCATCATGGAAGGATTGTTGCGGAAAAAAACTTCAAACTCTTTCTGGGAGGACATGAATTCTTATTCTTTCGTAGACAGGAAATCCTGATGAATCAGTTCATTAAAACAATTTACTATGTCCAGTAGTTCGTAGGCACACATCGTTATGAATTCTACACATTCAAGCTGGTCTTCATCAAGATCCGTACTTAAAAGCAGTGCAGACATACCTATAATGCCATTCATGGGATTGCGGATTTCATATCCTGCCCTTGCAATGAAACGGCTTTGGGCCAGGCTTATCATTTCGCTTTTCATAAGGCCGGATGCCAGCCTTTCTTTCAGTGCCTGTCTCGACATATAATCTTCCCTTTGAACAGTTTTCCCCCTCCGGTCAGAGACAAAAGCTGGGGTCCGGAGGGGGATAATTTTTAAAATTTAAACTGGGCTACCAGCTTCTGAAGGGTTACTGAAAGCTTTGAAAGTTCTCCGGCACTCTCACTGACCTGAAGTCCTTTGTTTTTCATTTCTCCCATGGCGTGGGTGATGCCAGCGATGTCCTTTGCCGTTTCCTGAATCACAGTTGCGTTCTGGCTGGCCCCTTCATGGGCCGATTCAATTCCTCGTGAAACCTGGGCCACGTTAGCTGCCACCTCGCTGGCAGCAGTGGACTGCTGCTCCACGGCTGCGGCTATGTTGCCCACCACATCACTGACCTCATTGATGACCTTTGTAATATCACCAACTTCCTTAACCGTGGTGACGGTGGTGTTCTGTATATCCTCAATTTTTTCCCTGATATCCTGAGTGGCACTGGCCGTCTGCCGGGCAAGTTCTTTTATTTCATTGGCGACTACTGCAAAACCCTTGCCAGCATCTCCTGCTCTTGCAGCTTCTATTGTTGCGTTGAGGGCCAGCAGATTCACCTGTTCAGAAATATCCGTAATTGTTTCAATTACCTTGCCTATCGCATTGGCTGCGGTTTTAAGACTTCCCATATGATCGGACATGTTGGCGGCACGGTCTGCGGCATCACTGGAAATACTCCTTGCTTTGCCCGCATTCTGGGCAATCTCTGATATGGTGGCGGACATTTCTTCGGATGCCGTTGCCAGAAGGTTGGTGTTGCTGGATGATTCTTCCAAAGAAGCTGCTGCCATATCAATGGTGCTGCTGATCTCTTCGGAAGCTGCAGCTACATTAGTGCTTCTTTCCGACACATCCTGAACCCCCTTGCTGGTTTCTTCGGCAATGGCAGAAAGCTGGGTGGCTGAAGAAGACAGGGTATGTACACCACTGCCTATGTCCCGGATAATTCCCTGCAGTTTTTCCACAAAGGTATTAAACCAGCGTGCCAGCTCCCCGACTTCATCTCTGGTATTGATTTTAAGACGCATGGTGAGGTCTCCCTCGCCCTCGGCAATATCCTTCAGACCAGCCACAGCCGCATTGATGGGAGAAACAATGGAGCGGACCACAAAGGTGACAACAAGGCCCACAAGGGCAAGGGAGACAAGAATAACTATAATAAGAATGTTACGTACACCCACGGCACTTGAAAGGAATTCCACATGATCCTGGGTTGCGGAAACCACCCAGCCTGTATTTTTTACAGGAGCAAAACCCGCCATTTTGCGAACACCCTGAAAAACATAACTGTTGGCTCCTGGCTGTCCCTTGAACATTTCTCTGGCGATGTGCTGCATTTCAGGAATATTGTTGATATCCGTTTCAAGGACAAGTTTCTGGTTGGGATGGGCCAGAACAACGCCTTTTTCATTGAGCATGTAGCCGTATCCCGTTCTTCCCAGTGTGCGGCTGGCTACAATCTCCGTGAGGTAGCCAGCCTTGATCACCGTTGCAAATACACCCAGAAAATCACCATTTCTTGAATAGATCGGGGTGTTGATGGGCATTACCAGATTGCCTGTGGCCGCAGAGATAAATACATGGCCTATGGTGGTTTCACGGGAGGACATCGCTCTTTTGAATTCGTTATTATTGGCAATATTGAAGCCAATGTATTCTTTGCCGTTTTCAAGGATACCCGTCAGCAGTTCACCCTTGGCATCGGCCACAAAAACGCCCTGATGGTTGGCTGACATCCGGCTTTCCTTCAGGTTTTCAAAAAGTGCCAGTGCCTCTGGCCTAGAAGCTTCCACACCCTTTTCCCTTGCTGCGTAAAGCAGTTCCTGAACAAGACTCTGGTCTGACATGGATTCACAAAGACGCATTTCTGCAAAAAGAAGGTTGTCCATGAGATTGGCAAGGTCCTGGGCAACACCCATGGTATTTTCGGCGGCGTTTTCTGTAAGTGCTGCGGTGGATCTTGTGATGGCAAGGGTACCCACCACCAGAAGGGGCAGAAGAACGGAGAGGATGGCCATTGCAAAAATACGGAAACCAATGGATCGGATATTTACGGACTTCATGATCATAAGCTCCTTTTTCCAGATGTTTTCTGTCCGATTAAAAAAACAGGGTTTATGGGGCAGGCCTGTTTTTTATAAAAACTGATCAAAGAAAATATTCATGTTTCCAGTATGGTTTTCAGATCCAGCAGACCAATGAGCTTTTTATCCGTTTTAAATACACCTTTAAAAAAACGGCCCTGTACCCCACTCAGATTGGAGGGTGGAGGCTCAATTTTCAAGGAGTCCGCAATGACCACATCTTCAATTTTTCCCACCAGCAGGCCCAGATGTTCATCCTCATACCCCACCACAAGGGTTCGGCTGTCTTTTACGGGCAGAAGACCCAGCCTGAGGCCCATGTCCATCACAGTAAGAATGCGGCCCCGGAGATTCATGACTCCTACGAGCCAGTCCTCAGAACCGGGTACTGGTGTAATCTCCGTATGGTTGTTCATCTCCTTAATGTTTAAAATATCAATGCCGCAGAGGGTTTCTCCCACATAGAATGTGGCAAGTTCCAGAATGGATGGGGCTGCCATGGGTTTTTCCTTTCCTGAAGAAATTTTTTATAAATCAACAGTACTGCCCAGAAGGGTCCGGACCAGAGTGAAAATATCCACCATAAGGGTGGTGCGTCCGCCCACAATAATGGAACCCATGATGCCCGGCTGTTTCAGGGTACGCTGATCCATCTCAATGGTAACTTCCACCGCATCCACAGGTCCATTGACCATCAGGCCCATTTCCCTGCCATCTATCCGGAAAACAATGACTTCCACTTGTTCATTTACACAGATGGGATCAAGGCTGGTGCATTCTGTGAGCTCATGCAGGGGCAGCGAGCCTCCCCTGTACTGCAGCACCCTTCTGCCTCCCGCATACTCGATATCTGCTGCCCTGATGCGTTCAATGCGTTCCACAAGATCCAGAGGTACGGCGCATTGCCCATGTTCTCCATTACGGAAAAGAAGCAGGGCTGTTTTGTCTTCCTTCATGCTTTTAATTTTATCGGTATGCATCTGATGATTATGGCTGGCAGAGCTGTCAGCTGAAGAAAGGGCTGCCATCACCGCAAGAGAGGCCACATCCAGAATCAAGGCAACACGCCCGTCTCCCATGATGGTGGCACCAGAATATCCTTTGCAGTCTTTAAGGTGTCGGCCTAAGGGTTTTACCACAATTTCTTCAGAATCCATTAATCCATCCACAAGAAGTCCGTAACTGAAAGCACCTGTGGAGACCACGGCTATATGTATGGCGCTTTCTGCTCTGTACCGACGGTCTTTATTTTTTCTTGGTTGCAGTTCTTCAGACAGGTCAGACTTATGGTTTTCCGGAACCCGGCTGCTCAAGTCCGGAGACCTGCGGTCTGCAATATTGGTTCTGCGGTCGGGTTTTTCTTCTCCGGTAACGGGGTCTTTGTAGGTGCGGGGGATGCCCAGTACTTCAGCCAGATTCAGTATGGGAAGCAGTACACCCCTGAGCCGGAGAACCGGGGCATTGCCTACCTTTTCAATGCGTTCTTTCACCTGTGCCGCAGGAATACGGATCAATTCATTGAGATTGACCTGGGGGATGGCATAGCGTTCTCTGCCCACAGAAATAATCTGGCTGGGGATGATGGCAAGGGTCAGGGGAAGTTTGATACGGATGCGGGTACCTTTATCCATAGCAGATTCGATGTCAACAATGCCACCCAGCCGGTCAAGGTTGGTTTTCACCACATCCATGCCGACTCCACGGCCTGACACATCTGTAAGCTGTTGGGCTGTGGAAAATCCGGGGAGAAAAATAAGATTGATTTTTTCCCTTGTCCCCATAGTTAGAAGTTCTGTTTCAGTAACCATCCCCTTGTTCAGAGCAGATGAGGCAATGGCTTCAGGGTCCATCCCCTTGCCATCATCTTCTATTTCAATATTTACTTGACCTGCTTCATGAAAAGCCCTCAGCTTAATGATACCTGCTTCCGGTTTGTTTTTTTGCAGGCGGATTTCTGGCTTTTCAATGCCGTGATCCACGGCATTTCTCAGAAGATGGGTGAGGGGGTCCTGAATGGCCTCTATGATGGTTTTATCCAGCTCCACTTCATTGCCATGGATTGAAAGGTCAATTTTTTTATCAAGGGAAAGGGAGAGATCCCGGACAATACGGCTGAACTTATCAAAAATATTGGCAATGGGCTGCATGCGTGTGCGCATGATGGCTTCCTGCAACTCGGATGTGATCATGTCAATGCGCTGTCCTGCCACTTCAACGGCTCTGGAATTGCTGGTGGAGATACTCTGAGAGAGCTGGTTGCGGCTTAAAACCAGCTCTCCGGCCAGTGTCATGAGACTGTCCAGAAGGTGTACATTTACCCTGAGGGAGCCTGTTTGTCGGGTCTGATCTTCGGACATGGCAGTTCCTTTTTTATGGTAATAGATTTGTCGCTCTATTTTTAAACCCTGAAACGTCCCACCAGCTCAGTAAGATCCCGGCCCAGCATGGCCAGATTGCCGGAATTGTCCGATACGGCAAGGGCATCCTTTGTGAGATTATCCCCACGGGTATTGATGCCTGAGATGTCAGAGGCCATTTCTCTGGCTGCTGTGGAAATCTGGCTGATATTGGCATTGACCTCCTGCACACCGGAAGAAGCCTGTGAAATATTATCTGCAATTTCCCGTACAGCGCTGCTTTGCTCCTCCACTGCCGTGGCAATGGTGGTATTGATTTCAGAGATTTCTGCAATCACCCGAACCACTTCATCAATGGAATGCAGGGTTTTTCCGGTAAGCTGTTGTATGCCTTCGATGCGGGTTTTTATTTCCTGTGTGGCTTTGCCTGTCTGCCGGGCAAGTTCCTTGATTTCTCCGGCCACTACGGCAAATCCCTTGCCCGCATCCCCGGCCCTTGCCGCTTCAATGGTAGCATTCAGTGCCAGCAGGTTGGTCTGATCAGCAATATCCGTAATGGTTTCAGTTACACTGCTGATCTGTCGGGCTGCCTGCTCAAGGGATCGCATGTACTGGGATGCGGACTGGCTTGTGGTCACGGCGTTTTCGGAAATGTTTCTAGCCCTTTCGGAATGGGCTGCAATTTCGGTAATGGTGGCCGTCATTTCTTCGGTGGCTGTGGCGACCATGTAGGTGCTGGTACTGGCCTGTTCCATGGCAGCGGCTACAGCCTGTATATTGCTGCTCATTGCATGGGATGCCGCAGCAACCCGGCCTGCATTTTCAGCACTGCCACGGGTTTCACCGGCCATACGGGTAGCAATGGTATCAAGACCCTGTGATGCGGAACCAAGCGTACCTGCATTGGTCTGAATCTGACCCATCATGTTTTGCAGTTTTTCCATAAACTGGTTGAAGCTTACGCCAAGAAGACCGATTTCATCCCGACTTTGCACGGGCAGACGTTGGGTGAGATCTCCCTCTCCCTCAGATATTTCCTTAAGATTTTCTGCCACCCTGCGGATGGGTCGAACCACCATACGGTCTGCAATAAAAAAAACGAGAATAAACAGGATGAGGATGGACAGAATACCGAGACCTGCGCTGATATTTCGGATATGTCGTGAACCCTCCAGCACCTTATCAAGGGACACGGCCAGTCCTATGCTCCATGGGGCATCGCTGTTGCCGAGCTGTATGGGGGCATAAACAGTGAAGCTTCGTCCACCCAGAAGGGCGGAACGGCCATATTCAGTAATGATTTTTCCACGGGCAACGGCCTGAATGATGTTTTCACCGATGCCAAAGTCCCTCATGTGCGCACCGATGGCCTTGTCCATGGGATGGGCAGCTCCGATGCCATCATTGGACAGCAGAAAACCGTAACTGTACTCTTTGCCAAAGGGATGAACCCCGGCAATGATGGCGGCCATCTGTTCCATGGAGATATCAATGCCTGCAACGCCCACAATCCGGCCCTTTGAGCGGATGGGTACGCTGAGGGAAACCAGAATGATTTCTTTACCGCCAATCTCATAGGCTGTGGGCGGCGTGATGAATTCTTTTCCGCTTCGGAA
It encodes the following:
- a CDS encoding cupin domain-containing protein, whose protein sequence is MTAEIFPEPIRKLPKADIPLNGITAYLSQSDTHQILFMQFDKDTDLPEHSHGAQVGIVLEGKIELVMDGIQQTFTKEDRYHIPEGVRHSGKIYAGYADISFFNEPDRYGTK
- a CDS encoding chemotaxis protein CheW, whose product is MAAPSILELATFYVGETLCGIDILNIKEMNNHTEITPVPGSEDWLVGVMNLRGRILTVMDMGLRLGLLPVKDSRTLVVGYEDEHLGLLVGKIEDVVIADSLKIEPPPSNLSGVQGRFFKGVFKTDKKLIGLLDLKTILET
- a CDS encoding carcinine hydrolase/isopenicillin-N N-acyltransferase family protein — translated: MNGVSLKLGCSAFCLRNGSDTWIARNLDVPFTNGHILTNLRGISKQSIIQNHLFPAHWISRWGSLTINLLGADFPMGGINECGLVIEHLWMPGTEYPDHRGCKALLEFEWIQFMLDTCTSVEDVRIQAEQLTIPSDRVEMHFLLADSSGNYALLEFRNGKPLFYTGSFFQTSVVTNSWYDESLRYMSSFAGFGGESTPSRTSTESLDRFARLACAIYNKTTAIPINIPDSAMSLLDSVIDDTLLSVVFHPQSGCMTFKTSQNDKQRTLKTADFDFSPDAHHMMLDIHAETDTMENFNAEKIILKMQDIFSIGQDFLRLDAYQNLMISRQKQISTTRYSSS
- a CDS encoding histidine kinase dimerization/phospho-acceptor domain-containing protein, which gives rise to MSRQALKERLASGLMKSEMISLAQSRFIARAGYEIRNPMNGIIGMSALLLSTDLDEDQLECVEFITMCAYELLDIVNCFNELIHQDFLSTKE
- a CDS encoding PAS domain S-box protein, yielding MSSQKEFEVFFRNNPSMMTLSGLWERKYTDVNEAFLKVLGYERDEVLGRSASVLGLFQNRDLHHTIYETVVKQSCIYDIEVLLNHKNGKLIKAALSAEQFTIQALPHILTVITPLEMPLHNRFGLHTRSLPSYEIKPLIWNPNILGSMGDTEMAQRILQSFLKQIPERIHTLKTAMEKRDLASAQKEAQRIKAASFNVGAEALWQTVCGIEKKLLTNDANEAMEDLSFLENGYSSLMKIFETQISGFY
- a CDS encoding carboxymuconolactone decarboxylase family protein, yielding MSEQILKYEEKMLELFELTKTQMPDLTEAYYGSVKNAVYGEGALGIKNKRLISLAIGIQDGCKDCMISQTSKALDSGATIAEIFEVCAISVSMGGTLAWSKVLIVADYLQERGMIKPAS
- a CDS encoding methyl-accepting chemotaxis protein, whose amino-acid sequence is MINIQYKIKFVLWTCILIVIGFFAYKTVTGDIQGPEKIKSLTYVILVLFGMNIILLKYNHSKQRLIFYLEGSLDALPFPVTTTDMKMKWVFINKTTETLLVRQNLDKKSVIGKHCSNWKADICETENCGVHCLRKGKQTTNYIQEYADAPSTYMQVDTHYIKDDSGKKIGHVELVTNVDSLKQLSETAKILTPSSESLLDVAKQLEQNSVATSQRSDSVAVASEEMSSSMQSMSSAMEETTMNMNHIASAVEEMNVTINEIAKNSENARTITSRAVEQGQNASIQVKSLGESAKKIAMVTEVISEISEQTNLLALNATIESARAGEAGKGFSVVAAEIKELAKQTSNATKEIKQTVEGIQTSTDGTVSEIEKISAVIIQINDVVTSIASAVEEQSVTSHEMSKNIMEASSRVADINDNIIQSSSVSSEIAKDISVVNESANKISKSSSELSSNAEKLNSLAKKLATMVKVI
- a CDS encoding bifunctional GNAT family N-acetyltransferase/class I SAM-dependent methyltransferase, producing MIRQWNGIMPLVIEEAERPEQYDAGAGLFKEYAVFLGFDLEFQGFTDELENLPSMYGPPNGFLLLAKMEETYVGCVALRPIAPGMGEMKRMYVLKPYQGKGIGKALTEAFLTRAASLAYQAVRLDSVARLGSALRLYKDCGFKEIEPYCFNPYPDVVFMEYRFPPPIPSQSSMENPWLHIPASDYEGHMALPEVNQLSFLEEVFKQSLGACNSRSVACLGCSTGNGFRHIRRESTEVLDAIDINPEYLKILQQRYTDTLPCLRTIEADLNTFENHGQKYSLIFAGLIFEYLSPDPLLKKISKWLEDEGQMVAVLQLHDEYIKKVSETPYDSLKQLAPHMHLISEEKFRIMAEENGLKEMTGKIRELKSGKKFYIGIFGKKGYIF
- a CDS encoding methyl-accepting chemotaxis protein, coding for MKSVNIRSIGFRIFAMAILSVLLPLLVVGTLAITRSTAALTENAAENTMGVAQDLANLMDNLLFAEMRLCESMSDQSLVQELLYAAREKGVEASRPEALALFENLKESRMSANHQGVFVADAKGELLTGILENGKEYIGFNIANNNEFKRAMSSRETTIGHVFISAATGNLVMPINTPIYSRNGDFLGVFATVIKAGYLTEIVASRTLGRTGYGYMLNEKGVVLAHPNQKLVLETDINNIPEMQHIAREMFKGQPGANSYVFQGVRKMAGFAPVKNTGWVVSATQDHVEFLSSAVGVRNILIIVILVSLALVGLVVTFVVRSIVSPINAAVAGLKDIAEGEGDLTMRLKINTRDEVGELARWFNTFVEKLQGIIRDIGSGVHTLSSSATQLSAIAEETSKGVQDVSERSTNVAAASEEISSTIDMAAASLEESSSNTNLLATASEEMSATISEIAQNAGKARSISSDAADRAANMSDHMGSLKTAANAIGKVIETITDISEQVNLLALNATIEAARAGDAGKGFAVVANEIKELARQTASATQDIREKIEDIQNTTVTTVKEVGDITKVINEVSDVVGNIAAAVEQQSTAASEVAANVAQVSRGIESAHEGASQNATVIQETAKDIAGITHAMGEMKNKGLQVSESAGELSKLSVTLQKLVAQFKF